From the Periophthalmus magnuspinnatus isolate fPerMag1 chromosome 1, fPerMag1.2.pri, whole genome shotgun sequence genome, one window contains:
- the LOC117375456 gene encoding FERM and PDZ domain-containing protein 1, producing MEAQDRSRSPSRRTSRVEQVVGRWLRRSRDLGSRSHSAGRDRSTSEEKPSQSSVPEQRSYGFRFSIQIQRDPGFCSHGLTLSSNTPIVVQDITPGGPADGRLVPGDRLVKINNVCADDLTPAQAAEILRECHDVLIMTVLRTMLGPKSSFITPEKKAKLKCNPVKVRFAEEVEVNGQSQGNSLLFLPNVLKVYLENGQTKAFKFEPNTTVKDIVMTLKEKLSLIRIEHFSLVLEQQPGVTKLVHLHEDERIQQIVQKKEPHDYRCLFRACFVPRDPQLLLEDDPTAFEYLFLQGVNDVLQERFAVEMKCNTALRLAALHIQERLASSGHSPKTNLKTITKTWGIESFVSTTLLRNMKEKDLKKAINYHLKKCQLLQDPKLKPSSVDQARINYLEELCDLKSFGGKPFSATLMLQDRESTVNLLVGARYGVSQVVNRKLSIMTALTDFNSITRVELVPESDRVSLVKIYVQDIKPITLLLETAAAKDMSCLIAGYCRVFIDPNINVFPWTEDNKKHKISAEEGYVSRCASDSDSSTDIDIINTVTSPRNRSSSEAHGIRRKERVKRRRREVKIEKSLEEKKDADTEVITLENLGEINTTGREVDGGAEEHQSEASDSCHVLTSLSCDSLDALEEDDLLSCSSHHISQTTPLQLHHYTPTQNEPHLLGPPPAHSHPLLHPNTEEVVCRKSGDGADPQILTPPLSPSTSYQNPCSEDSSIRFADLSRLVDFLPSPPEASEEDEDVEEELRKRREKIQWDSGVNDKATPISTSSQTSNAEYVFNFDQNDARCYYNLVSNITPDSAQSLPQRGSERGSEGDSVVDQVPILQPPPGFGDSSSEEEFFDARDQLASPEDPSLAAAKRDMCAVGEGGKAGLTEGQEKKVGFRAGGERLSQLRKRSRKRRSYLETDYTSTVSFPEQDESKKQHRKKLSVGYFDPQMLSVDPEPSEQTQNPSPTVSSLTHSEGEPSQLESKPILSKHCSKESVIKQRTSDVQNTTRKQDMEMEPESMESKSVTDLVKPPSPNITVVRCRVEPDGKESADRTGDGKEETHEEAKNVLNNGPFDSHMFLPEISKSIVEKMNENAKLTINPIGEAMMAIQQSSYIEEYILQEIICNSKSFCPPPAPPSSPFVTVLSAAQNDCSEIENLNKGSKSTNNTNAIQRLEVVQSNSIISQTEGSATEDEALAVACSTRTASEEVTDSTTSDNVFEDDEGTVSVNSNLSDAKHDWVVATRKSFIVDTVEAQIGNTKTKRLYSLSSDFSCALFSISSKLGAASNDMSPNTENQIACKNTFETTGDFTLSLTKDLVSPSLAKPEVSTNSPSNFMFQAWSPTIMGRLSASTLRSKIHSLPFYLSRSLESVNQAGLGNPIQNVAEEITDQDKNIKISVTDVNNVTETLDLAIESIESDESDTTVTGSDLDPALTEEKIDEKFGMNIDLDLSLSSTQNQPEDQKDCISVQSMPAPVVEPPTSIVNHFQPTQNVYIDTPGPVTTPPVSKIRFAQPGEDVPGKKSSPSITTPVVVTTQSRSEAGEPQESSSDSGKVLICGPQEFNSRSHNISGGCRPFAICGESSQSKVPLDVVPVKTDSGCPAVSACNTVVDPLDACGCSSVYTNCFNDGDTFDEELTVYEFSCRTESSGPQLNALGLPLITAPVSFLNTPSFPRSVLSSSASELSPLLSPLSDDGPQTHSHKEMLQRLGKQQYPSLPSGFQLLKADVDQLLSVLETTHTDQSFETQRGQHPRDTCPSHFTENKRVLQIEARRLMAGCHRVVGIEQSPEEMFCSLVECFHILVGLCSLVLWFSSCERCERRNADAVSGLVDVTRSFRDFCVAAERASSKRSCQDLSTKLLAKQCTALNASVFCLIQLFRTLTAL from the exons ATGGAAGCACAGGACAGGAGCAGGTCCCCGTCTCGTCGCACCAGTCGAGTGGAGCAGGTGGTGGGACGATGGCTCAGACGCTCCAGAGACCTTGGGAGCAGGTCACACTCTGCGGGCAG agACAGGAGTACATCAGAGGAGAAGCCGTCCCAGTCCAGTGTACCAGAACAGAGAAGTTATGGTTTTCGCTTTAGCATCCAGATTCAGAGAGACCCAGGCTTCTGCTCACATGGCCTCACCCTCTCTTCCAACACCCCCATCGTGGTGCAAGACATCACCCCTG GTGGTCCCGCAGATGGCCGCCTCGTCCCTGGAGACCGCCTGGTGAAGATCAATAACGTCTGTGCAGATGATCTGACCCCTGCACAGGCTGCTGAAATACTCAG GGAGTGTCACGATGTATTGATAATGACAGTGCTGCGGACAATGCTG GGACCAAAGTCGTCCTTCATTACTCCAGAGAAAAAGGCCAAGCTCAAGTGTAACCCGGTGAAAGTGCGTTTCGCTGAAGAGGTGGAGGTCAATGGACAGTCTCAG GGGAACTCGCTGCTCTTTCTGCCCAACGTCCTGAAGGTTTATCTGGAAAATGGACAGACCAAGGCCTTCAAATTTGAACCAAACACCACTGTAAAG GACATAGTGATGACGCTGAAAGAGAAACTGTCTCTGATTCGAATTGAACACTTTTCATTGGTACTTGAGCAGCAGCCCGGTGTGACCAAACTAGTCCACCTGCATGAAGACGAGAGGATACAGCAG ATTGTGCAGAAGAAAGAGCCCCATGATTACAGATGTTTGTTTCGAGCCTGTTTTGTTCCCAGGGACCCTCAGCTTCTGCTCGAGGATGACCCCACTGCCTTTGAGTATCTCTTTCTGCAG GGAGTGAATGATGTGCTGCAGGAGCGCTTTGCAGTGGAGATGAAGTGTAACACGGCTTTACGGCTCGCAGCTTTGCACATCCAGGAGAGACTGGCCAGCAGTGGGCACTCCCCGAAGACCAACCTCAAGACAATCAC taaaaCCTGGGGTATAGAGAGCTTTGTGTCCACTACATTACTGAGAAACATGAAGGAGAAAGACCTGAAGAAGGCCATCAACTATCACCTGAAGAAGTGCCAGTTGCTGCAAGACCCCAAACTTAAGCCCTCATCTGTAGATCAGGCACGAATCAACTATCTGGAAGAGCTCTGCGACCTCAAGTCATTTGGAGGAAAGCCATTTAGTGCTACACTTATG CTTCAGGACAGAGAGTCGACTGTTAATCTTTTGGTCGGAGCTCGTTATGGTGTGAGCCAAGTGGTCAACCGAAAGCTCAGCATCATGACAGCCCTCACCGACTTCAACAGCATCACCCGTGTTGAACTGGTGCCCGAATCTGACCGCGTCAGTCTGGTCAAAATATATGTGCAGGACATCAAG CCCATCACCCTGCTCCTGGAGACTGCAGCggctaaagacatgtcctgccttATAGCGGGGTATTGTCGAGTGTTTATTGACCCCAACATCAATGTTTTTCCctggacagaggacaacaagaAGCACAAAATATCTGCAGAAGAAG GTTACGTGTCAAGATGTGCCAGCGACTCTGACAGCTCCACTGACATTGACATCATAAACACGGTGACCTCCCCACGCAACCGCTCCTCCTCCGAAGCACATGGGAtcaggagaaaagagagggtgaagaggaggaggagagaggtcaaGATCGAAAAATCCCTAGAGGAGAAGAAGGATGCAGATACAGAAGTGATAACGCTAGAAAATCTTGGAGAAATTAATACGACGGGAAGGGAGGttgatggaggagcagaggagcaccaatcagaagcttcagATTCTTGCCATGTTTTGACGAGCCTGTCCTGTGACTCCTTAGATGCGCTAGAGGAAGACGACTTGCTGTCATGCTCATCCCACCACATATCCCAAACTACTCCGCTCCAATTACATCATTATACCCCTACCCAAAATGAGCCGCACCTTCTGGGACCCCCACCTGCCCATTCGCACCCGCTGTTACACCCAAATACTGAAGAAGTAGTCTGTAGGAAGTCCGGAGACGGAGCAGACCCCCAAATACTCACTCCACCCCTGTCACCATCTACAAGCTATCAAAATCCATGTAGCGAGGATAGTTCAATACGTTTTGCTGACTTGTCACGACTTGTGGATTTTCTCCCAAGCCCCCCAGAGGCAAGTGAGGAAGACGAGGATGTAGAGGAAGAactgaggaagagaagagaaaaaatacaatggGACAGTGGTGTTAATGATAAAGCCACCCCCATTTCAACGTCCTCCCAAACTTCAAATGCAgagtatgtttttaactttgacCAAAATGATGCTCGATGTTATTACAACCTGGTGTCTAATATCACCCCGGACAGTGCTCAGAGTTTGCCccaaagaggaagtgaaagAGGTTCAGAGGGGGATTCTGTGGTGGATCAGGTCCCAATTCTCCAACCGCCTCCTGGTTTTGGAGACAGCAGCTCAGAGGAGGAGTTCTTTGATGCCAGAGATCAGCTCGCCTCCCCTGAAGATCCAAGCTTAGCAGCGGCAAAAAGAG ATATGTGTGCTGTGGGTGAGGGGGGGAAAGCTGGACTCACTGAAGGACAAGAGAAAAAGGTGGGCTTTAGAGCAGGAGGTGAGAGACTGTCCCAACTCCGCAAACGATCCCGAAAGCGCCGCTCCTACCTGGAAACGGATTACACCTCCACTGTGTCTTTTCCTGAACAAGACGAAAGCAAAAAGCAGCATCGCAAAAAGCTCTCCGTGGGATATTTTGATCCACAGATGCTGAGCGTGGATCCAGAACCATCTGAGCAAACCCAAAATCCAAGTCCAACAGTCTCCTCATTAACCCATTCAGAAGGTGAACCGTCCCAGCTGGAGTCCAAACCAATCTTGTCCAAACACTGCTCCAAAGAGTCTGTAATTAAACAAAGGACTTCTGATGTGCAAAACACAACCAGGAAGCAAGACATGGagatggagccagagtcaatggaatcAAAATCAGTTACAGATTTGGTAAAGCCTCCTTCTCCAAACATTACTGTGGTGCGATGTAGAGTTGAGCCAGATGGAAAGGAGAGCGCTGATAGGACAGGTGACGGGAAGGAAGAAACCCACGAGGaagcaaaaaatgttttaaataatggTCCTTTTGATAGTCACATGTTTTTGccagaaatatccaaaagtatTGTAGAAAAGATgaatgaaaatgctaaattaacTATTAATCCAATTGGAGAAGCTATGATGGCAATACAGCAGAGTTCATACATTGAGGAATATATTCTTCAAGAAATTATATGCAATTCAAAATCTTTCTGCCCACCACCTGCTCCTCCCTCATCCCCATTTGTAACTGTTCTCAGTGCAGCTCAAAATGACTGCTCAGAAATAGAAAACTTAAATAAAGGTAGCAAAAGCACAAACAATACAAATGCTATTCAAAGACTGGAGGTTGTACAAAGTAATTCCATTATTTCCCAGACAGAGGGTAGTGCTACTGAGGATGAGGCTTTGGCAGTTGCTTGCTCTACCAGGACGGCAAGTGaggaagttacagacagcaccACTTCTGataatgtttttgaggatgatGAAGGTACTGTCTCTGTAAATTCAAATTTGAGTGACGCTAAACATGATTGGGTTGTGGCGACAAGGAAAAGTTTCATTGTTGATACGGTTGAAGCTCAAATTGGCAACACTAAAACAAAAAGGCTTTACTCTCTTAGTTCAGATTTTAGCTGCGCACTTTTCTCGATCTCTTCAAAACTTGGTGCAGCATCAAACGATATGTCTCCTAATACTGAAAATCAAATTgcatgtaaaaatacatttgaaactaCAGGTGACTTTACATTGTCACTAACTAAAGATTTAGTTAGCCCAAGTTTAGCAAAGCCGGAAGTCTCAACTAATTCTCCATCTAACTTTATGTTCCAAGCTTGGTCTCCTACAATTATGGGTCGCTTGTCTGCATCCACGCTTAGAAGCAAGATTCACAGTTTACCTTTTTATCTGTCCCGCTCACTAGAGTCAGTTAACCAGGCTGGTTTAGGGAATCCAATCCAAAATGTAGCAGAGGAAATCACAGATCaagataaaaacatcaaaattagTGTTACAGATGTTAACAATGTGACCGAGACATTGGACTTGGCTATTGAGTCTATTGAATCAGATGAGTCTGATACTACAGTGACTGGCTCAGACTTGGATCCCGCTCTTACTGAAGAAAAAATTGATGAAAAATTTGGCATGAATATAGATCTTGATTTATCACTGTCATCGACACAAAATCAGCCAGAAGACCAAAAAGACTGTATATCTGTTCAAAGTATGCCAGCTCCAGTAGTAGAACCTCCAACCTCAATAGTGAACCATTTTCAACCAACTCAAAATGTATATATAGACACTCCAGGCCCTGTAACCACCCCGCCAGTGTCTAAAATCAGATTCGCTCAGCCTGGAGAAGACGTACCAGGGAAAAAATCTAGTCCATCCATTACCACTCCGGTAGTAGTGACTACACAGAGTCGTAGTGAAGCAGGTGAACCACAAGAGAGCAGCAGTGACAGTGGAAAGGTCCTAATCTGTGGACCCCAAGAGTTCAATTCCAGATCTCATAACATTTCGGGAGGCTGCAGGCCGTTTGCAATTTGTGGAGAGTCCTCACAATCAAAGGTGCCTCTGGATGTTGTCCCGGTGAAGACGGACTCTGGCTGTCCTGCGGTCTCTGCGTGTAATACTGTTGTGGACCCTCTGGATGCATGTGGCTGTTCGTCTGTCTACACAAACTGCTTCAATGATGGAGACACCTTTGATGAAGAGCTGACAGTGTACGAGTTCTCATGTCGCACAGAAAGCAGCGGCCCTCAGTTAAATGCATTGGGTCTCCCTCTCATCACTGCTCCTGTGTCGTTCCTGAACACTCCATCATTCCCACGCTCTGTGCTGTCATCCTCTGCCTCAGAGCTCAGCCCgttgctctctcctctgtctgatgATGGCCCCCAGACTCACTCACATAAAGAGATGCTGCAGCGTCTGGGGAAGCAGCAATACCCGAGCCTCCCCTCTGGGTTTCAGCTGCTCAAAGCTGATGTAGACCAGCTGCTCTCTGTTCTGGAGACCACCCACACGGACCAGTCATTTGAGACCCAGAGGGGGCAGCACCCGCGGGACACCTGCCCCTCTCATTTCACAGAGAACAAGAGGGTGCTGCAGATAGAGGCGCGGCGGCTCATGGCGGGGTGTCACAGGGTGGTAGGGATCGAGCAGAGCCCAGAGGAGATGTTCTGCTCTTTAGTTGAGTGTTTTCACATCCTGGTGGGACTTTGCTCTCTGGTGCTTTGGttctcgagctgtgagcgatgTGAAAGAAGGAACGCAGATGCCGTGTCTGGTCTAGTGGACGTGACACGTTCTTTCAGAGACTTTTGTGTCGCTGCAGAACGAGCCAGCAGCAAACGTAGCTGTCAGGACCTTAGCACCAAACTGTTGGCCAAACAGTGCACAGCTCTGAACGCCTCTGTCTTCTGCCTGATCCAGCTGTTCCGT